The Fortiea contorta PCC 7126 genome has a segment encoding these proteins:
- the ppc gene encoding phosphoenolpyruvate carboxylase, which translates to MSSLLYSLSQAANIYPASELFLRHRLQIVEELWESVLRQECGQKMVDLLRQLRDLCSPEGQAIKDQAATAVKLIEQLNINEAIRAARAFALYFQLINIIEQEYEQRQQLTRYSQLETAAAEPESLPNVSYSLNKGEDDAPVQGSASTDLVTENWTSKQKEKQKGTFSALLPYLFKLNVPPQQIQRLIAQLDIRLVFTAHPTEIVRHTIRDKQRHVVLLLQQLDAVENRSDNSIGGYPWEATEIREKLLEEIRLWWRTDELHQFKPTVLDEVDYALHYFQEVLFDGIPELYKRFKYSLNKTFPWLEPPRKNFCSFGSWVGADRDGNPSVTPETTWQTACYQRKMVLERYIQSVKKLIELLSVSMHWSDVLPDLLESLELDQSQLSEVYDALALRYRQEPYRLKLSYVLRRLENTRDRNLALYKRETPKNEDIPMYRSGADFLTELRLIQRNLTETGLSCRELENLICQVEIFGFNLTQLDIRQESSRHSDTLDEILAYLQVLPQAYNDLSEAQRVAWLTGELQTRRPLIPSELPFSEKTNDVIQTFRVVRSLQQEFGTNICQTYIISMCREVSDVLEVLLLAKEARLFDPAIAVGTIQVVPLFETVEDLQRSQSVMRQLFELPLYRALLAGGYEVIQARKANIPPSSPLPQTPASSPLTPDLQEIMLGYSDSNKDSGFLSSNWEIHKAQKSLQKIAEDYDLNVRIFHGRGGSVGRGGGPAYEAILAQPGHSINGRIKITEQGEVLASKYSLVDLALYNLETITTAVIQASLLRTGFDDIQPWNEIMEELAARSRTHYRSLIYEQPDFIDFFHQVTPIEEISQLQISSRPARRPSGKKDLGSLRAIPWVFSWTQTRFLLPSWYGVGTALQTFLNEEPEEHLKLLSYFYIKWPFFKMVISKAEMTLAKVDMQMARHYVQELSNPEDRARFEQVFAQIASEFYLTRELVLKITEHNRLLDGDPVLQRSVQLRNGTIVPLGFIQVSLLKRLRQSRTASTSGVIHSRYSKGELLRGALLTINGIAAGMRNTG; encoded by the coding sequence ATGAGTTCCTTGTTATACTCTTTATCTCAGGCTGCAAACATATATCCCGCATCCGAATTATTTTTGCGTCATCGTCTGCAAATTGTGGAAGAATTGTGGGAGTCTGTCCTGCGGCAAGAATGCGGTCAAAAGATGGTGGATCTGTTGCGGCAATTACGCGATTTATGTTCCCCAGAAGGACAAGCGATCAAAGACCAAGCTGCTACTGCTGTCAAATTGATTGAACAATTGAACATCAATGAAGCTATTCGGGCTGCTCGTGCTTTCGCTTTGTATTTTCAGCTGATTAACATCATAGAGCAGGAATATGAGCAACGGCAGCAATTGACCCGTTATTCACAATTAGAAACCGCAGCCGCAGAGCCAGAAAGTTTACCCAATGTCAGCTATTCTTTGAACAAAGGCGAAGATGACGCCCCTGTTCAAGGTTCCGCATCTACAGATTTAGTGACTGAAAATTGGACTAGCAAACAAAAGGAAAAACAAAAAGGAACTTTCTCGGCTCTATTACCCTATTTATTTAAGTTGAATGTCCCACCACAGCAAATTCAACGTCTCATTGCTCAGTTGGACATCCGCTTGGTGTTTACAGCCCACCCCACAGAAATTGTTCGCCACACCATCCGCGATAAGCAGCGTCATGTGGTTTTGCTTTTACAGCAGCTAGATGCAGTCGAAAACCGCTCAGATAACTCAATTGGGGGTTATCCTTGGGAAGCAACAGAAATCAGAGAAAAGTTACTCGAAGAAATTCGCCTCTGGTGGCGTACAGATGAACTGCACCAATTTAAACCCACGGTGTTGGATGAAGTAGACTACGCTCTACACTATTTCCAGGAAGTGTTGTTTGATGGCATTCCCGAACTCTACAAACGCTTCAAATATTCGTTGAATAAAACCTTCCCTTGGCTAGAACCACCCCGGAAAAATTTCTGCTCTTTTGGTTCCTGGGTAGGCGCAGATAGAGATGGAAACCCCTCAGTTACCCCAGAAACTACCTGGCAAACAGCCTGCTATCAGCGCAAAATGGTTTTAGAGCGATATATTCAGTCGGTGAAAAAACTGATTGAATTATTGAGTGTGTCGATGCACTGGAGTGATGTTTTACCAGATTTGCTCGAATCTCTGGAGTTGGATCAGTCCCAGTTAAGCGAAGTGTACGACGCCTTAGCTCTGCGCTATCGCCAAGAACCTTATCGCCTGAAGTTATCTTACGTCCTCAGAAGGTTGGAGAACACCCGCGATCGCAATCTGGCTTTATACAAGCGGGAAACTCCCAAAAACGAAGACATCCCCATGTATCGTTCCGGAGCAGATTTTTTAACTGAACTGCGATTAATTCAGCGCAACTTGACCGAAACAGGATTAAGTTGTCGAGAATTAGAAAATCTCATCTGTCAGGTAGAAATTTTTGGCTTCAATCTCACACAATTGGATATCCGTCAAGAATCTTCCCGTCATTCGGATACCCTTGATGAAATTTTGGCATACCTGCAAGTTTTGCCCCAAGCTTACAATGATTTATCGGAAGCACAACGGGTAGCTTGGCTGACAGGAGAACTGCAAACCCGTCGTCCGCTGATTCCCTCAGAATTACCATTTTCTGAAAAAACCAACGACGTGATTCAAACTTTCCGCGTCGTGCGATCGCTACAGCAAGAATTTGGTACCAATATCTGCCAAACTTACATTATCAGCATGTGCCGCGAAGTCAGCGATGTCTTAGAAGTGTTGCTGTTAGCCAAAGAAGCCAGACTTTTTGATCCAGCGATCGCTGTGGGCACAATCCAAGTTGTACCATTATTTGAAACAGTAGAAGACTTACAACGCTCCCAAAGCGTCATGCGCCAGCTCTTTGAACTCCCCCTATATCGCGCCTTGTTAGCTGGAGGTTACGAAGTAATTCAAGCCAGAAAAGCAAACATCCCCCCCTCTTCCCCGCTTCCCCAAACCCCCGCATCTTCTCCCCTCACCCCCGACCTCCAAGAAATCATGTTGGGGTATTCAGACAGCAACAAAGACTCAGGCTTTTTAAGCAGCAACTGGGAAATTCATAAAGCCCAAAAATCACTCCAGAAAATCGCCGAAGATTACGATTTGAATGTGCGGATTTTCCACGGGCGAGGTGGTTCTGTAGGGCGCGGTGGTGGCCCAGCTTATGAGGCTATCTTGGCTCAACCAGGACACAGTATCAACGGACGCATTAAAATTACCGAACAAGGAGAAGTTTTAGCTTCCAAATATTCCCTGGTAGATTTGGCTTTATACAATTTGGAAACCATTACCACCGCAGTTATTCAAGCTAGCTTGTTGCGGACAGGGTTTGATGATATTCAACCCTGGAATGAGATTATGGAAGAATTAGCAGCGCGATCGCGCACTCATTATCGCTCTTTAATCTACGAACAGCCAGACTTCATCGACTTTTTCCACCAAGTCACCCCCATAGAAGAAATTAGCCAGCTACAAATTAGCTCTCGCCCCGCTCGTCGTCCTTCTGGTAAAAAAGATTTAGGTAGCCTCCGCGCCATTCCTTGGGTCTTTAGCTGGACACAAACCCGATTTTTACTCCCCTCTTGGTACGGTGTCGGTACAGCTTTGCAAACATTCCTCAACGAAGAACCAGAAGAACATCTAAAATTACTCAGCTACTTTTATATCAAGTGGCCTTTCTTCAAAATGGTAATTTCCAAAGCCGAAATGACCTTAGCTAAAGTAGACATGCAAATGGCGCGTCACTACGTCCAAGAATTGTCTAATCCTGAAGACAGAGCTAGGTTTGAGCAAGTTTTTGCCCAAATCGCCAGCGAATTCTATCTGACAAGAGAGTTAGTCTTGAAAATTACTGAGCACAATCGGCTTTTAGATGGTGATCCTGTTCTGCAGCGTTCAGTACAATTACGTAACGGCACCATCGTTCCCCTCGGTTTCATTCAAGTTTCCCTACTCAAGCGCCTGCGCCAATCCCGCACCGCTTCCACCTCCGGAGTCATCCACTCCCGCTACAGCAAAGGCGAACTACTGCGAGGCGCATTGTTAACTATTAACGGTATCGCCGCAGGCATGAGGAATACTGGTTGA